In a single window of the Paenibacillus sp. MMS20-IR301 genome:
- a CDS encoding GIY-YIG nuclease family protein, with protein sequence MSKDFNQFISDPEFGSLINETFPINGSGEIRNGIDQLFNGTNLFGTIIVNSYEKHEAPTVLNLLNNVCNNKDEISFDSFGLYFFWDYYTKEIMYIGISNNLKRRFGEHNSLLKVKKSAGTKYKEITDYFKSKEKLGYSILVQSPFIHSSGSFFYKKDEEIKIIEGAVLEEYRQKFSKLPIWNGIGGISAARKPKTMERYGNIFQMVTLNEIGFLNAKSTLSEIAKDRAIKSLEFNLNVIRSHMYKYGWDFESTIEKLQKFNRFLAERGVYDALVNYSTIECLRNEEYLKKQVVL encoded by the coding sequence ATGTCTAAGGATTTTAATCAATTCATAAGCGATCCTGAGTTTGGAAGTTTAATAAATGAGACATTTCCAATAAATGGTAGTGGTGAGATTAGAAATGGTATAGATCAATTATTTAATGGCACAAATTTATTTGGAACGATCATTGTTAATTCTTACGAAAAGCATGAAGCACCAACTGTTTTAAATTTATTAAATAATGTATGCAATAATAAAGATGAAATTTCTTTCGATAGCTTTGGTTTATATTTCTTTTGGGATTATTACACAAAAGAGATAATGTATATTGGGATCTCAAATAACTTAAAACGTAGATTTGGTGAGCATAACTCCTTATTAAAAGTAAAAAAGTCTGCTGGTACAAAGTATAAAGAAATAACTGACTACTTTAAGTCAAAAGAAAAGCTGGGATATTCTATCCTTGTACAAAGCCCCTTTATACACAGTTCAGGTAGCTTCTTCTATAAAAAAGATGAAGAAATTAAAATAATTGAGGGAGCGGTTTTAGAAGAATATAGACAAAAGTTCTCCAAGTTGCCTATCTGGAATGGTATTGGAGGAATCTCAGCTGCGAGGAAGCCAAAGACCATGGAGAGATACGGCAATATTTTTCAAATGGTAACATTAAATGAAATAGGGTTTTTAAATGCAAAATCAACTTTAAGCGAAATAGCAAAAGATCGTGCTATAAAGTCTTTGGAGTTTAATCTAAATGTTATACGATCACATATGTACAAGTATGGCTGGGATTTCGAATCTACCATCGAAAAACTTCAAAAGTTTAATCGGTTTTTAGCTGAGAGGGGAGTTTATGATGCATTGGTAAATTATTCAACTATCGAGTGTTTGCGTAACGAAGAATATTTAAAAAAGCAAGTTGTTTTGTAA
- a CDS encoding S-layer homology domain-containing protein, translating to MKNFINKSLSVMLILIMVLGIGTNGMTALAENVNDGGALQSQAEQPITLLEGNSNWRYVDNGSDQGTVWQAVYDDSNWKIGQAPLGYKHDGTGVSTTTFGPLNTEISYGGNKSNKYITSYFRTNINMDKEQLSAFDKIEGTFGFDDGFVLYLNGTEIYREGMPAGAINYLTKSTYNKSDPNISKVNLADVVKANLKDGINELAAEVHQTSASSSDLYWDMKLIAYPAAEPVLPGQGKPESLALTFNGDPQTRMGFAWYAPETVTGTTLEVVEAAALQGNEFPAEGILTFEGTSLTANIYQSRADKSAGITSVISSHKVIAENLKPGTKYAYRAGDGQDGNWSDIGTFTTEAAVNPAYQFLYTTDSQGTTEEDFDIWNHTLQEGLAKFPDVQFILNTGDLVDHGDIEDQWGWFFAKPKDILKNIPLVPLVGNHESKNYSNFTGHFNLPNISNTGAKPDGSVYSMDYGPAHFMVLNTEYYGESSSAENNEIYSRQVEWLRSEVAKTDKQWKIVLLHKSPYSVASHTDDKDVLFYRSQLTKVFDELGVDMVIGGHDHTYTRSYQMLNNEPLTDIVPDSDGTVTDPEGTLYLITNAAGNKKYNVASGPFPFAAKYEQPGKEMFTGFTVTDNDLSYKAYTTTTGGTSDLYDGYSIHKSDVTVPAVQNAQMITGADGKLTLTWEAPATELPVSGYRVYENNDLLGANWNTVISTETGTTTYSYTVDNSDPSRDYQFVIKAVSGRNQSEGVIASQPAVSKVTVTYHGDPRSAKGFTWYTPLSAKNNDLQVVERTQTAPDFAEATAFSGRSAASTNAKEELVHKAEATGLKADTSYYFRVGDQSLGIWSAAGTFRTAPESGAFTFIDLADTQAKTEDEAILSSETLAKALTTVPDAQFVVHNGDIVDTGTKETQWDWLLGHSQDSLLNTTIVPSAGNHEDEANAFYEHFNIQEAPGSATETGAYYSYDYSNAHFVVLNSNEDSEAYANFSTDQVEWLKADVKSAKEAGAGWIIVNIHKGPYTTSNHATDKDIMGANGVRAKIAPLMAELGIDFVLQGHDHIYARTKPIQADGTAAAATKITESLNGTTVEYTVNPDGAIYLIPATAGAKVYYKNKKEALGDAYYNLFEKAEENHAAPYGPDPSDSSRPKRGQIQNFVGITVDGDKLTAVSYEIDQNKDNAEPYIIEQFGILKKESGGETPDPETPTPTPTSTPTPAPTAAPTLPPVTGGSTGAAATPAPTPTPAVTPAPAPSATAAPSAAPAGNGSSPAAGLVMSDADSHWAAAAIQKAVAAGFVNGYADNTFRPNREVNRAEFVTMLARALKLPDTGAGAFKDMNDIPAWARSYAAQAASAGIVSGYADGSFRPEQKLTRSELTVMIVRSLGVTVDPQAKLNFADAGDVPKWAVPYVAAAVERTLISGIGQNRFAPNQVATRAEAVTLIVNLLENQVE from the coding sequence TTGAAGAATTTTATCAACAAGTCACTTTCCGTGATGCTGATCCTAATCATGGTATTGGGAATCGGCACCAATGGAATGACGGCGCTGGCGGAGAATGTTAATGATGGCGGAGCGCTTCAGAGTCAAGCAGAGCAGCCGATTACATTGCTGGAAGGAAACTCGAACTGGAGATATGTAGATAACGGAAGTGATCAGGGCACCGTTTGGCAGGCAGTCTATGATGACTCCAACTGGAAAATTGGACAGGCCCCCCTGGGCTACAAGCATGACGGAACTGGAGTAAGTACTACAACATTCGGCCCGCTTAATACTGAGATTAGCTATGGCGGTAATAAATCAAATAAGTATATCACTTCGTACTTCCGTACGAATATCAATATGGATAAAGAGCAATTAAGCGCTTTTGATAAGATCGAAGGGACATTCGGATTCGATGACGGCTTCGTCTTGTATTTAAACGGTACAGAAATCTATCGTGAAGGCATGCCTGCCGGAGCGATTAATTATTTGACCAAGAGTACTTACAATAAGAGTGATCCCAATATCTCCAAGGTAAACTTGGCTGATGTTGTGAAGGCAAATCTGAAGGACGGCATCAATGAGCTTGCGGCTGAGGTCCATCAAACCAGTGCAAGCAGCTCAGATCTATATTGGGATATGAAATTGATTGCCTATCCGGCGGCTGAGCCGGTGCTGCCTGGTCAAGGCAAGCCGGAATCCCTTGCACTGACCTTTAACGGAGATCCTCAGACACGCATGGGTTTTGCCTGGTATGCTCCTGAAACGGTAACGGGGACTACACTTGAAGTGGTAGAAGCTGCAGCGCTTCAGGGAAATGAGTTTCCGGCAGAAGGAATTCTTACTTTTGAGGGCACCTCGCTAACTGCGAACATCTACCAGTCCAGAGCAGATAAGTCAGCCGGGATTACTTCTGTAATCTCCAGCCACAAAGTCATTGCGGAGAACTTGAAGCCGGGCACAAAATATGCCTACCGCGCAGGTGATGGGCAAGACGGCAACTGGAGTGATATTGGAACGTTCACGACCGAAGCAGCGGTGAACCCGGCGTATCAGTTCCTTTACACTACAGATTCCCAAGGAACCACTGAAGAGGATTTTGACATCTGGAATCACACCCTCCAGGAAGGTCTAGCGAAATTCCCGGACGTACAGTTTATTCTGAATACTGGAGATTTGGTGGACCATGGTGACATTGAAGACCAATGGGGCTGGTTCTTCGCCAAGCCGAAGGATATTCTGAAGAACATCCCGCTGGTTCCGCTGGTTGGTAATCATGAGAGCAAGAACTACAGCAATTTCACTGGACATTTCAATCTTCCGAACATTTCGAATACAGGGGCTAAACCCGATGGTTCAGTATATTCTATGGACTACGGCCCGGCGCACTTTATGGTTCTTAACACAGAGTATTACGGAGAAAGCTCCAGCGCTGAAAATAATGAAATCTATTCCAGGCAAGTGGAATGGCTGCGCAGTGAAGTAGCCAAAACGGATAAACAGTGGAAGATTGTGCTGCTGCATAAATCCCCGTATTCGGTAGCAAGTCATACCGATGATAAGGATGTATTGTTCTATCGTTCGCAATTGACGAAAGTATTCGATGAGCTTGGTGTCGATATGGTCATCGGCGGACATGATCATACGTACACCCGGAGTTATCAAATGCTGAATAACGAGCCTTTGACAGATATTGTTCCGGATTCAGACGGTACGGTCACCGATCCTGAGGGAACGCTTTATCTGATTACGAATGCTGCAGGCAACAAGAAATATAACGTTGCTTCCGGCCCCTTCCCGTTTGCTGCTAAATACGAGCAGCCGGGTAAAGAAATGTTTACGGGGTTCACCGTTACAGATAATGACTTGAGCTACAAGGCGTATACAACAACAACCGGAGGAACTTCAGATCTCTATGATGGATACAGTATCCATAAGTCAGATGTAACTGTGCCTGCTGTTCAGAATGCTCAAATGATTACAGGTGCAGACGGCAAGCTGACATTGACTTGGGAAGCTCCCGCTACTGAGCTGCCGGTCTCCGGATACCGGGTATATGAGAATAACGATCTGCTTGGAGCTAACTGGAACACTGTAATATCAACGGAAACAGGAACAACAACTTACAGCTATACTGTAGATAACTCGGATCCTTCACGGGATTACCAGTTTGTAATTAAGGCTGTAAGCGGCCGGAATCAGTCTGAGGGTGTTATTGCCAGCCAGCCGGCCGTGAGCAAAGTGACTGTGACTTATCATGGTGATCCGCGCAGTGCCAAGGGGTTCACTTGGTATACACCGCTAAGTGCGAAGAATAATGACTTGCAGGTTGTAGAGCGGACGCAAACAGCGCCGGACTTTGCGGAAGCCACTGCTTTTAGCGGGCGCTCAGCAGCTTCCACTAATGCCAAGGAAGAATTGGTGCACAAAGCGGAAGCCACCGGACTCAAGGCTGACACCTCTTATTATTTCCGTGTGGGGGATCAATCCCTGGGGATCTGGAGTGCCGCAGGTACCTTCCGTACAGCGCCTGAGTCAGGTGCATTTACTTTCATTGACCTTGCGGACACACAGGCCAAGACTGAGGATGAAGCCATTCTGTCCTCAGAGACTCTTGCAAAGGCTCTGACAACAGTGCCGGATGCACAGTTTGTAGTTCATAACGGAGATATTGTGGATACCGGAACGAAGGAGACCCAATGGGATTGGCTGCTTGGCCACTCTCAAGACAGTTTGCTTAATACCACAATTGTTCCATCCGCTGGTAACCATGAAGATGAAGCTAATGCATTCTATGAGCATTTCAATATTCAGGAGGCACCAGGCTCGGCAACAGAAACTGGAGCATATTATTCGTATGATTACAGTAATGCCCATTTTGTTGTATTGAACAGCAATGAGGATTCTGAAGCCTATGCCAATTTCAGTACAGACCAGGTAGAATGGCTTAAGGCAGATGTGAAATCGGCCAAGGAAGCCGGAGCAGGCTGGATTATTGTTAACATTCATAAAGGACCTTACACAACCTCTAATCACGCTACCGATAAGGATATTATGGGTGCGAACGGGGTAAGGGCAAAGATTGCCCCGCTTATGGCTGAGCTGGGTATCGATTTCGTATTGCAGGGACATGACCATATCTATGCGCGTACGAAGCCTATCCAGGCAGATGGAACTGCTGCAGCTGCAACCAAAATCACCGAATCCCTGAACGGGACAACAGTAGAGTATACTGTGAATCCGGATGGGGCCATCTATCTGATACCGGCTACGGCTGGAGCGAAGGTCTATTATAAGAACAAGAAGGAAGCCCTCGGGGATGCGTATTACAATCTCTTCGAAAAGGCTGAAGAAAACCATGCCGCGCCTTACGGGCCCGATCCAAGCGACAGCTCGCGTCCAAAGCGCGGCCAGATCCAGAATTTCGTTGGCATTACAGTCGATGGAGATAAGCTGACTGCAGTGTCCTATGAGATTGACCAGAATAAGGACAATGCTGAGCCTTACATTATTGAACAGTTTGGTATTCTGAAGAAGGAATCCGGAGGAGAAACACCGGATCCGGAGACGCCAACGCCAACACCAACATCAACACCAACACCAGCACCAACGGCAGCACCGACATTACCTCCTGTAACTGGAGGATCGACTGGAGCAGCAGCTACTCCGGCGCCAACGCCAACGCCTGCTGTTACCCCGGCGCCTGCACCGTCAGCCACTGCTGCACCATCAGCTGCACCGGCTGGCAACGGAAGCAGTCCTGCAGCGGGGCTGGTAATGTCTGATGCAGACAGTCACTGGGCAGCAGCAGCTATTCAAAAGGCAGTTGCAGCCGGCTTCGTCAACGGGTATGCGGATAATACCTTCCGTCCGAACCGTGAAGTGAACCGGGCAGAATTCGTCACGATGCTTGCCCGTGCACTTAAGCTTCCGGACACTGGAGCCGGAGCTTTTAAAGATATGAATGATATTCCGGCTTGGGCCAGATCTTACGCGGCTCAGGCTGCATCAGCCGGAATTGTCAGCGGTTATGCTGACGGAAGCTTCCGGCCGGAACAGAAGCTAACCCGTTCAGAGTTAACGGTGATGATCGTCAGATCTCTGGGAGTGACAGTAGATCCACAGGCTAAGCTGAACTTTGCAGATGCAGGTGATGTCCCTAAGTGGGCGGTACCGTACGTTGCCGCAGCTGTAGAGAGAACTCTAATCAGCGGAATCGGACAAAACCGTTTTGCCCCTAACCAGGTTGCAACGCGGGCAGAAGCGGTGACCTTAATTGTGAATCTGCTGGAGAATCAAGTGGAATAG
- a CDS encoding ABC transporter permease, with the protein MNKMGTIINFTFRNKVRTKSFMITTLILVLLLSIGMNIPYLIKVFKGEDDNAKSGTQIGVVAEQGYRPAELLVAYTPPAETADPVTFTAFTSADDAALKQGLDKGDIEGYLTFAAESSEGVPPVTYHSKDGELDSSVQMYLQGALQQVNTGLIVGDKLTESQVAAIFAPVSIGTEQLAGDTAEGTDQAESKPVINYVVVYVLLMLFFMSVMMTGNMIAAEITSEKSSRIMEILITSASPLTQMFGKVIGIFLVGLLQIGIIAASIALNLMLPHNSSVMTDFDLDLGQLNASILIYGLILYILGYFLYALMYAAVGSIVSRTEDLGQAIMPVMMIGFVSFYVPLFSISNADTMLVKVASYVPFTSSLSLLLRIGLGQVATWEIIVSLAILLVTTFIFGWLAAKIYRTGVLMYGKRPSIKEIRKAMKAYKI; encoded by the coding sequence ATGAATAAAATGGGGACGATTATTAACTTTACATTCCGGAATAAAGTCAGAACGAAATCATTCATGATTACAACCCTGATTCTGGTGCTTCTGCTGAGCATCGGGATGAATATCCCTTACCTGATTAAAGTGTTCAAAGGTGAAGACGATAATGCTAAGAGCGGCACACAGATCGGTGTTGTTGCCGAGCAGGGTTACCGGCCTGCAGAGCTTCTTGTAGCCTACACACCGCCGGCTGAAACAGCCGACCCGGTCACTTTCACAGCCTTCACTTCTGCAGATGATGCTGCGCTGAAGCAGGGGCTGGATAAAGGGGATATTGAGGGTTATCTGACATTTGCTGCAGAGAGCAGTGAAGGGGTGCCGCCGGTTACTTATCACAGCAAGGACGGGGAGCTTGACAGCAGTGTACAGATGTACCTGCAGGGTGCATTACAGCAGGTGAATACCGGGCTGATCGTTGGCGATAAGCTGACTGAGAGCCAGGTGGCCGCAATCTTCGCTCCGGTCTCCATCGGAACCGAGCAGCTTGCCGGTGACACGGCTGAAGGCACGGACCAGGCAGAGAGCAAGCCGGTCATCAATTATGTTGTTGTCTATGTTCTGCTGATGCTGTTCTTCATGTCCGTGATGATGACCGGTAACATGATTGCTGCGGAGATTACTTCAGAGAAAAGCTCGCGTATCATGGAAATTCTCATTACCAGCGCTTCGCCGCTGACGCAAATGTTCGGCAAGGTAATCGGGATCTTCCTCGTCGGCCTGCTGCAGATCGGAATTATAGCAGCCAGTATCGCCCTGAACCTGATGCTGCCGCATAACTCCAGTGTAATGACTGATTTCGACCTGGATCTGGGACAGCTGAATGCAAGTATTCTGATCTACGGATTGATTCTGTATATTCTCGGTTACTTCCTGTATGCCCTTATGTATGCTGCTGTAGGTTCGATTGTCAGCCGGACAGAGGATCTGGGGCAGGCCATTATGCCGGTAATGATGATTGGCTTCGTCAGCTTCTACGTTCCGCTGTTCAGCATCTCAAACGCTGACACCATGCTGGTTAAGGTAGCAAGCTATGTTCCATTCACTTCGTCACTCAGTCTGCTGCTGCGGATTGGTCTCGGTCAAGTAGCCACCTGGGAGATCATCGTCTCACTGGCGATTCTGCTGGTAACAACCTTCATCTTCGGCTGGCTCGCCGCCAAGATCTACCGCACCGGTGTACTGATGTACGGCAAGCGTCCTAGTATCAAAGAGATCAGAAAAGCTATGAAAGCTTATAAAATATAA
- a CDS encoding ATP-binding cassette domain-containing protein, giving the protein MEALHLEQVVKQYGEKTAVNGISLKVEQGEIYGLLGANGAGKTTTMRMVLGLIYPDEGRILYNGKPYSTELQHLMGYLPEERGLYPKVKVSDQIIYLARLRGMSASDADKSLRYWLDRFDVPEYYNKKIEELSKGNQQKMGFVAAVVHKPKILILDEAFSGLDPVNVELLKETVREMRDQGTSILFSTHRMEHVEELCRNITILDRSNTVVQGDIREIKKGYPREEVVLRTAGEVNGLAGIAGVTKVERQERGYLLSISEIGAAQRILQQAMAQGEVEHFEIKEPTLNQIFIRAVGESNE; this is encoded by the coding sequence ATGGAAGCTTTGCATTTGGAACAGGTAGTGAAGCAGTACGGAGAGAAGACGGCAGTCAACGGAATCAGTCTGAAGGTGGAACAAGGCGAAATTTACGGTCTGCTGGGAGCAAACGGCGCCGGCAAAACGACGACTATGCGTATGGTACTGGGGCTGATCTATCCAGATGAAGGCCGGATTCTTTATAACGGCAAGCCGTACAGCACGGAGCTGCAGCATCTGATGGGTTATCTGCCGGAGGAGCGTGGGTTGTACCCTAAGGTTAAAGTGAGCGACCAGATTATCTACCTGGCCCGGCTGCGCGGAATGTCAGCAAGTGATGCGGACAAGAGCCTGCGCTACTGGCTGGACCGGTTCGATGTTCCGGAATACTACAATAAGAAGATTGAAGAGCTGTCCAAGGGCAATCAGCAGAAAATGGGCTTCGTCGCCGCTGTTGTTCATAAGCCGAAGATTCTGATTCTGGATGAAGCCTTCAGCGGCCTCGATCCGGTAAATGTGGAGCTGCTTAAGGAGACTGTCAGAGAGATGCGGGATCAGGGCACAAGCATTCTGTTCTCCACCCACCGGATGGAGCATGTAGAGGAGCTGTGCCGCAATATTACCATCCTTGACCGCTCGAACACCGTAGTCCAGGGGGATATCCGGGAGATCAAGAAAGGGTATCCGCGTGAGGAAGTCGTCCTGCGGACGGCTGGAGAAGTGAACGGGCTTGCTGGGATTGCCGGAGTGACTAAGGTGGAGCGGCAGGAGCGGGGATACCTGTTGTCCATTAGCGAGATCGGAGCCGCACAGCGGATCCTTCAGCAGGCAATGGCTCAGGGCGAGGTAGAGCATTTCGAAATTAAGGAACCGACACTAAACCAAATCTTTATCAGAGCGGTGGGTGAATCCAATGAATAA
- a CDS encoding ABC transporter ATP-binding protein: MVQQAVELRNVCKKRRSKTVGPLNLGLPQGYITALVGQNGSGKSTLLHMLLQLAFPGEGEIRWFGEAYKDGLPLALRQNIAYVPELPQNEENFWTADEAAEFRRHWYPSWDHSYYEELMLRFEVPRHARLGKMSKGERRKFEIAAALAAKPRLLLLDEPSSGLDPFAWKIMIETLQNYMEQHEATIIISTHIIEEVRRLADYIVLMHQGQLLGMTEKDSLFGSWSEMWVQVEGEQEMKELAAELPQAVELKLETPGVASFMTQQIYLYEKRIQDLGVKVLKSRSLELDEILSLWTRGHRPVLIDQKRGE; this comes from the coding sequence ATGGTACAGCAAGCTGTAGAACTGCGGAATGTATGCAAGAAGCGGCGCAGCAAGACGGTAGGGCCGCTGAATCTGGGCCTGCCGCAAGGATATATTACTGCCCTGGTAGGCCAGAACGGCTCAGGTAAAAGCACCCTGCTGCACATGCTGCTGCAGCTGGCGTTCCCCGGAGAGGGCGAGATCCGCTGGTTCGGAGAGGCTTATAAGGACGGACTGCCGCTTGCACTCCGCCAGAATATAGCTTACGTACCGGAGCTCCCGCAGAATGAGGAGAATTTCTGGACGGCCGATGAAGCTGCGGAATTCCGCCGCCATTGGTATCCATCCTGGGACCACAGCTATTATGAGGAGCTGATGCTGAGGTTCGAGGTGCCGCGCCATGCCAGACTGGGCAAGATGTCCAAGGGTGAGCGCCGCAAATTCGAGATCGCTGCGGCGCTGGCCGCGAAGCCCCGGCTGCTGCTGCTGGATGAGCCGTCCTCTGGCCTTGACCCTTTTGCCTGGAAAATTATGATTGAGACCCTGCAGAACTATATGGAGCAGCATGAGGCTACGATTATAATCTCTACCCATATTATTGAAGAGGTGCGCAGACTTGCAGATTATATCGTGCTGATGCATCAGGGGCAGCTGCTCGGCATGACCGAGAAGGACAGTTTGTTCGGCTCCTGGAGTGAAATGTGGGTCCAGGTGGAGGGGGAGCAGGAAATGAAGGAGCTGGCGGCAGAGCTGCCGCAGGCGGTGGAGCTCAAGCTGGAAACGCCGGGCGTGGCATCCTTTATGACCCAGCAAATCTATCTATATGAGAAACGCATTCAGGATTTGGGCGTAAAGGTACTGAAGAGCCGCAGCCTGGAGCTGGATGAAATTCTAAGCTTATGGACCCGGGGACATCGTCCGGTTCTGATCGACCAGAAGAGAGGGGAATAA
- a CDS encoding GntR family transcriptional regulator, with the protein MWIPIQINENSAEPLYHQIETQLRSLIISGTITEGTLLPSIREFAGDLKCSVITVRRVYQDLENEGLLRTRQGTGTFVSHVGDGAMAGYKQEAIRKALESAVDVGLSVQCSEEELTQLFMVIVKDKYGKPN; encoded by the coding sequence ATGTGGATACCAATACAAATTAACGAGAACAGTGCAGAGCCGCTGTATCATCAGATCGAGACCCAGCTGAGATCGCTGATTATCTCCGGGACAATAACTGAGGGGACACTTCTTCCCTCCATCCGCGAATTCGCCGGTGATCTGAAATGCAGTGTGATTACAGTCCGCAGGGTCTATCAGGATCTGGAGAATGAAGGATTGCTGAGGACGAGGCAGGGAACAGGCACCTTCGTCTCCCATGTTGGAGATGGAGCGATGGCGGGTTATAAGCAGGAAGCTATCCGCAAGGCGCTGGAGAGTGCAGTGGATGTCGGCCTGTCTGTACAGTGCAGCGAAGAAGAGCTTACACAGCTGTTCATGGTGATTGTGAAAGACAAATACGGGAAGCCGAATTAA
- a CDS encoding tyrosine-type recombinase/integrase yields MTMKQTESGNAPLSLVYSAEGYISDDQIVQMFVATCCTNANTGRNYKRAIADFRKFIAGTSLRAVTWREIEAYKIFLTQGGYSYPKQLAPASIAAFLAPLKSFYKWGSNQHIGIFTVNPTLSVRIPKITITSRKNFLTKREVGELLGELERQGIRNYLIGLTLVVLGLRVSELTAMKWGDFHKDLLETSVWLTIENAKGGKRREIKVPPTLWQLYSRLSGNLSEKKGLTPELRMFPLSSRQVERIIKSAGAASSIEKKLTPHWLRHTNATLALLQGASLQQVQESLGHSHINTTQRYLHTVQQIQKAAPDFVEDSLRMFIQ; encoded by the coding sequence ATGACAATGAAACAGACCGAATCGGGCAATGCCCCGTTAAGCTTGGTTTACTCGGCAGAAGGTTATATCAGCGATGATCAAATTGTTCAGATGTTTGTGGCTACCTGCTGCACTAACGCGAATACAGGCCGTAATTATAAGCGGGCAATCGCTGATTTCCGCAAGTTTATTGCAGGTACATCCTTGAGGGCGGTTACCTGGAGGGAGATAGAGGCGTATAAAATTTTTCTGACACAGGGAGGCTACAGCTATCCAAAGCAATTGGCTCCGGCAAGCATCGCCGCATTCCTGGCTCCGTTGAAATCATTCTATAAATGGGGAAGTAACCAGCATATCGGTATCTTTACAGTGAATCCGACCTTGAGTGTGCGTATCCCCAAAATAACAATTACCAGCCGGAAAAATTTCTTAACCAAAAGAGAGGTAGGGGAATTGCTGGGTGAGCTGGAGAGGCAAGGAATTCGTAATTATCTTATCGGGCTAACGCTGGTGGTATTGGGGCTGCGTGTATCGGAGCTGACGGCGATGAAATGGGGGGATTTCCACAAGGATCTGTTGGAAACCTCTGTCTGGCTGACAATTGAGAATGCCAAAGGCGGCAAGCGCAGAGAGATTAAGGTGCCCCCGACCCTCTGGCAGCTCTACTCCCGGTTATCGGGTAACCTGTCGGAGAAGAAGGGGCTCACTCCTGAACTACGGATGTTCCCGCTATCCTCAAGACAGGTGGAGCGAATTATCAAGAGTGCCGGAGCAGCGAGTTCGATTGAGAAAAAACTTACTCCGCATTGGCTGCGCCACACTAATGCTACGCTTGCGCTGCTCCAAGGTGCCTCGCTTCAACAAGTCCAGGAATCGCTGGGACATTCCCACATTAATACCACTCAGCGTTATCTCCACACGGTTCAGCAAATTCAAAAGGCTGCCCCGGATTTTGTGGAGGACAGCCTGCGGATGTTTATTCAATAA
- a CDS encoding chemotaxis protein CheW, whose amino-acid sequence MDSAVQRQYVEFGVDNEHYAIPISDVHEIIRMQEITDIPNGRHYVKGIINLRGRIVPVLSLRVLLAMDEVSSTKHTRILVVHHLEEAIGVIVDKVNKVTTFNDIQPAPDSIAGISGSFFNGVGFSSSELVGILKLDEILLRN is encoded by the coding sequence ATGGATTCTGCCGTACAAAGGCAATATGTTGAATTCGGGGTAGATAATGAGCATTACGCCATCCCTATCTCTGATGTCCATGAAATTATAAGAATGCAGGAAATCACAGATATTCCGAACGGCCGCCACTATGTAAAGGGCATTATCAATTTGAGAGGAAGAATTGTACCGGTGCTCAGCCTGAGGGTTCTGTTAGCTATGGACGAAGTATCCAGTACAAAGCATACTCGCATTCTGGTGGTCCATCATCTGGAGGAAGCGATCGGGGTCATAGTCGACAAGGTGAATAAAGTAACTACCTTTAACGATATCCAGCCCGCGCCTGACAGCATCGCCGGAATAAGCGGTTCCTTCTTCAACGGTGTCGGCTTCTCTTCTTCGGAACTGGTCGGAATTCTGAAGCTGGACGAGATACTGCTGCGCAACTAA